One segment of Balneolaceae bacterium DNA contains the following:
- the arsM gene encoding arsenite methyltransferase: MNTKTKTPEELKQAVKEKYAQISRQSREKNTASCCGAGCGCRPGAETESAPETVEYSVFADSYEDLKGYNREADLGLGCGLPTEYARISEGDTVVDLGSGAGNDCFVARSVTGESGLVVGLDMVEEMVEKAHANAEKLGYDNVEFVLGDIEAMPLEDGMADVVVSNCVLNLVPDKRKAFAETFRILRGGGHFSISDVVTRGELPVALQQDAEMYAGCVSGAIDIDEYLGIVRETGFRHLAVQKEKEITLPDEILRNYFGRQELADFRNSGTGIYSITLYAEKPEA, encoded by the coding sequence ATGAACACCAAAACCAAGACCCCCGAAGAACTGAAACAGGCCGTCAAGGAAAAATATGCGCAAATAAGCCGGCAGTCGCGCGAAAAGAACACTGCCTCCTGCTGCGGGGCGGGCTGCGGATGCCGTCCCGGCGCAGAGACCGAGTCCGCTCCCGAAACGGTGGAGTATTCCGTCTTCGCCGACTCCTACGAAGACCTGAAGGGCTATAACCGCGAGGCCGACCTGGGACTGGGATGCGGGCTCCCCACCGAATACGCCCGCATCTCCGAAGGCGACACCGTGGTGGACCTGGGCTCCGGGGCGGGCAACGACTGCTTCGTCGCCCGCTCAGTGACGGGCGAAAGCGGGCTCGTCGTGGGCCTGGACATGGTGGAAGAGATGGTCGAAAAGGCCCACGCCAACGCCGAAAAGCTGGGATACGACAACGTGGAATTTGTGCTGGGTGACATCGAGGCGATGCCCCTGGAGGATGGCATGGCCGACGTGGTGGTCAGCAACTGTGTACTCAACCTGGTACCCGACAAGCGAAAGGCCTTTGCTGAGACCTTCCGCATTCTGCGCGGAGGGGGACACTTCAGCATTTCCGACGTGGTGACCCGGGGCGAGCTGCCCGTCGCCCTTCAGCAGGACGCGGAGATGTATGCCGGCTGCGTATCAGGCGCTATCGACATCGATGAATATCTCGGCATCGTCCGCGAGACCGGCTTCCGCCACCTCGCCGTTCAGAAGGAGAAGGAGATTACCCTTCCCGACGAGATCCTGCGCAACTACTTCGGCCGGCAGGAGCTGGCGGACTTCCGCAATTCCGGCACCGGCATCTACAGCATTACCCTCTATGCAGAAAAACCTGAAGCATGA
- a CDS encoding copper chaperone PCu(A)C: MNTLRTMLSLILLAVLPAACGSPDRGETGEGTSRELPEGQISVTGAWARPAAQGMTGGAYLTLHNRTAADDTLTGASASAASRADLHRSVNNGSLSGMRPAGPLAIPAGDSLPLAPGGYHLMFMRMERSTEPGDTLGLELHFASGDTLLVRLPVKLSGDS; the protein is encoded by the coding sequence ATGAACACCCTGCGCACCATGCTGTCGCTCATCTTGCTTGCGGTCCTGCCGGCCGCCTGCGGCTCGCCCGACAGGGGTGAAACCGGAGAGGGCACAAGCAGAGAACTGCCCGAAGGACAGATCAGCGTCACCGGGGCCTGGGCGCGTCCTGCCGCACAGGGCATGACGGGCGGGGCCTACCTCACGCTGCACAACCGCACGGCCGCAGACGACACCCTCACCGGCGCCTCTGCCTCTGCCGCTTCCCGGGCCGACCTGCACCGCTCCGTCAACAACGGGAGCCTCAGTGGAATGCGACCCGCCGGACCCCTTGCGATTCCGGCCGGCGACAGCCTCCCGCTGGCACCCGGCGGCTACCATCTGATGTTTATGCGCATGGAGCGCAGCACGGAGCCGGGAGACACCCTTGGGCTGGAACTTCACTTCGCGAGCGGCGACACCCTCCTGGTGCGCCTGCCCGTAAAGCTGAGCGGGGACTCCTGA
- the pafA gene encoding alkaline phosphatase PafA, whose protein sequence is MFRRSLFLTPLLAFALCLTLAPNPAGAQSEASPAVEEAGPRLVVGIVVDQMRYEYLQRYRELYGEDGFRRLTRQGFSFDNAHFNYFPTYTGPGHASVFTGATPSVHGIVGNAWYDRKLGRSMYVVEDTSVSAVGSVGSVGQMSPRNLRATTLADEIKSADPASNVVAVSIKDRGAVIPAGHVGDAAYWYDSDSGRFISSSWYMDALPDWVENFNEQGLARRFSDSTWTLAMPADRYAAANPDDTPYEGTFDGEERPVFPHAMGGDPARIRTSPFGNTLVRTLAEHAVTEENLGADAVTDFLGVSFSSTDYVGHQFGPRSLELADTYLKLDREMAALFDFLDRQVGEGNYMVFFTSDHGVVDVPAELVDRGLPGGSFDREAALTGLRNHLEETYGEGDWIESYTNQQVYLDRALVAQRGIDLESMQRSAADFLLRYEGVQATNTAYNFLRRSYTGGVQAMFQRGFYHDRSGDVFLQLAPGWLDSGYPTGTSHGSPWNYDTHVPLIFMGPGVPQGATWRKVSISQLAPTVSAMLGISFPSGSEADVLRFN, encoded by the coding sequence ATGTTTAGACGCAGCCTTTTCCTGACGCCCCTGCTCGCCTTTGCTCTCTGTCTGACCCTTGCGCCCAATCCCGCCGGTGCGCAGTCTGAAGCCTCTCCCGCCGTGGAGGAGGCCGGGCCCCGCCTGGTGGTGGGCATCGTGGTAGACCAGATGCGCTATGAGTACCTGCAACGCTACCGCGAACTCTACGGGGAAGACGGCTTCCGCCGCCTGACACGGCAGGGCTTCAGCTTTGACAACGCCCATTTCAACTATTTTCCTACCTATACCGGACCCGGTCATGCCTCGGTCTTTACCGGCGCCACGCCCTCCGTGCATGGCATCGTGGGCAACGCATGGTACGACCGGAAGCTGGGACGTTCGATGTACGTGGTGGAAGACACCTCGGTGTCCGCCGTGGGCTCCGTGGGAAGCGTGGGACAGATGTCGCCGCGTAACCTGCGCGCCACAACCCTGGCCGACGAGATAAAATCGGCCGATCCCGCCTCCAACGTGGTGGCGGTCTCCATCAAGGACCGCGGGGCGGTTATTCCCGCGGGACACGTGGGCGACGCGGCCTACTGGTACGATTCCGACAGCGGCCGTTTTATCAGCAGCTCCTGGTACATGGACGCCCTGCCGGACTGGGTGGAGAACTTTAACGAACAGGGTCTCGCTCGCCGTTTCTCCGACAGCACGTGGACCCTCGCGATGCCGGCTGATCGTTACGCGGCCGCCAACCCTGACGACACCCCCTACGAGGGTACCTTCGACGGAGAGGAGCGGCCGGTTTTCCCGCACGCCATGGGTGGCGACCCCGCCCGCATCCGCACCTCGCCCTTTGGCAACACCCTTGTGCGTACGCTGGCCGAGCACGCTGTGACGGAGGAGAACCTGGGCGCTGACGCCGTCACCGACTTCCTGGGCGTCAGTTTCTCCTCCACCGACTACGTGGGACACCAGTTCGGTCCGCGTTCCCTGGAGCTGGCCGACACCTACCTGAAGCTGGACCGCGAAATGGCCGCCCTTTTCGATTTCCTGGATCGCCAGGTGGGAGAGGGAAACTACATGGTCTTTTTTACCTCTGACCACGGGGTGGTGGACGTGCCCGCCGAGCTGGTGGACAGGGGCCTGCCGGGGGGGAGCTTCGACCGGGAGGCCGCATTGACCGGCCTGCGTAACCACCTCGAGGAGACCTACGGGGAGGGCGACTGGATCGAGTCCTACACCAACCAGCAGGTCTATCTTGACCGCGCGCTCGTCGCGCAGCGGGGAATCGATCTGGAAAGCATGCAGCGGAGCGCCGCCGACTTCCTGCTGCGATACGAGGGAGTGCAGGCCACCAACACCGCATACAATTTCCTGCGCCGCTCCTACACCGGGGGCGTGCAGGCCATGTTCCAGCGGGGTTTCTATCACGACCGCTCCGGCGACGTCTTCCTGCAGCTGGCGCCCGGATGGCTCGACTCAGGCTATCCCACCGGAACCTCGCATGGCTCGCCCTGGAACTACGACACGCATGTGCCCCTGATCTTTATGGGACCCGGCGTGCCGCAGGGCGCCACCTGGCGCAAGGTGAGCATATCCCAGCTGGCACCTACCGTCTCGGCCATGCTGGGCATTTCCTTTCCCAGCGGCTCGGAGGCCGACGTACTTCGTTTCAACTAG